One Heliomicrobium gestii genomic region harbors:
- the galU gene encoding UTP--glucose-1-phosphate uridylyltransferase GalU — protein sequence MHKKVRKAIIPAAGLGTRFLPATKAQPKEMLPIIDKPTIQFIIEEAIAAGIEDILIVTGRNKRAIEDHFDRSVELEVFLEEREKWELLDTVKQIGSLADIHYVRQKEPLGLGHAIYCARSFIGHEPFAVLLGDDVIHSNKPCIGQLIDAYHQVRGTVVGVQPIPREHSRRYGMVSLAAEAGPNLWKLDAIVEKPEPEKTPSDLAVMGRYVIEPEVFCILENQAPGKGGEIQLTDALHALHSDCGKGLYAYVFEGNRYDVGDRIGYLKATVDYALQRDDLAEEFRAYLQEVLQRRGQ from the coding sequence GTGCACAAGAAGGTTCGCAAAGCGATCATCCCGGCCGCAGGGTTGGGCACTCGCTTTCTGCCGGCTACCAAAGCCCAGCCCAAAGAGATGCTGCCCATCATCGACAAACCGACGATCCAGTTCATCATCGAAGAAGCGATTGCCGCCGGGATTGAGGATATCCTGATCGTGACCGGTCGCAACAAACGGGCGATTGAGGATCATTTCGACCGTTCGGTGGAGCTCGAGGTCTTTCTGGAAGAGCGGGAAAAATGGGAGCTACTGGATACGGTAAAACAGATTGGCAGTCTGGCCGACATTCACTATGTGCGCCAGAAGGAACCACTCGGGCTCGGCCATGCCATCTACTGCGCCCGTTCTTTCATCGGTCACGAACCCTTCGCCGTGCTGTTGGGCGATGACGTGATCCATTCCAACAAGCCCTGTATCGGCCAACTGATCGACGCCTACCACCAGGTGCGGGGCACCGTCGTCGGGGTGCAGCCCATCCCCCGGGAGCACAGTCGCCGGTATGGGATGGTTTCGCTGGCCGCCGAGGCGGGGCCGAATCTGTGGAAGCTGGACGCCATCGTGGAAAAACCGGAGCCAGAGAAGACCCCATCGGATCTGGCGGTCATGGGACGGTATGTGATCGAACCGGAGGTCTTCTGCATCCTCGAAAATCAGGCGCCTGGAAAGGGCGGCGAGATCCAGTTGACCGACGCCTTGCACGCGCTCCACAGCGATTGCGGCAAGGGGCTCTATGCCTATGTCTTTGAAGGGAACCGCTACGACGTGGGCGACCGGATCGGGTACTTGAAGGCGACGGTGGAC